A DNA window from Syngnathus typhle isolate RoL2023-S1 ecotype Sweden linkage group LG2, RoL_Styp_1.0, whole genome shotgun sequence contains the following coding sequences:
- the gdi1 gene encoding rab GDP dissociation inhibitor alpha, which produces MDEEYDVIVLGTGLTECILSGIMSVNGKKVLHMDRNPYYGGESSSITPLEELYKRFSLPNTPPESMGRGRDWNVDLIPKFLMANGQLVKMLLYTEVTRYLDFKVVEGSFVYKGGKIYKVPSTETEALASNLMGMFEKRRFRKFLVFVANFDENDPKTFEGVDPKTTTMRDVYKKFDLGQDVIDFTGHALALYRTDEYLDFPCLDTINRIKLYSESLARYGRSPYLYPLYGLGELPQGFARLSAIYGGTYMLNKPVEEIVIEGGHVIGVKSEGEVARCKQLICDPSYIPDRVRKAGQVIRVICILSHPIKNTNDANSCQIIIPQNQVNRNSDIYVCMISYAHNVAAQGKYIAIVSTTVETSEPESEIQPAIELLEPIDQKFVAISDLYEPTDDGTESQIFASSSYDATTHFETTCNDIKDIYKRMTGSDFDFENMKRKQNDVFGEDEQ; this is translated from the exons ATGGATGAAGAATATGATGTGATCGTTTTGGGCACCGGACTCACA GAATGTATCCTATCTGGGATCATGTCTGTGAATGGAAAGAAGGTTCTGCACATGGACAGGAACCCGTACTATGGTGGTGAGAGCTCCTCCATCACCCCACTGGAAGAG CTTTACAAGCGCTTCAGCCTTCCTAACACTCCGCCCGAATCGATGGGCCGAGGACGCGACTGGAACGTGGACCTCATCCCCAAGTTCCTCATGGCCAACG gtcaACTGGTGAAGATGCTGTTGTATACAGAAGTGACTCGGTACTTGGACTTCAAAGTGGTGGAAGGAAGTTTCGTTTACAAGGGAGGAAAGATTTACAAGGTCCCGTCCACCGAAACCGAGGCGTTAGCTTCAA ATTTGATGGGAATGTTTGAGAAGCGCCGCTTCCGCAAGTTCTTAGTCTTCGTGGCTAACTTTGACGAGAACGACCCCAAGACCTTCGAAGGCGTGGACCCCAAGACCACCACCATGAGGGATGTttacaagaagtttgacctcgGCCAGGATGTCATTGACTTTACCGGCCATGCCCTTGCCCTCTACAGGACAGATGA GTACCTGGATTTTCCCTGCCTGGACACCATCAATCGAATCAAGTTGTACAGCGAGTCGCTGGCGCGTTACGGGAGGAGCCCGTACCTCTACCCCTTGTATGGCCTTGGAGAGCTGCCGCAGGGATTTGCCAG ACTGAGCGCCATCTACGGAGGCACTTACATGCTGAACAAGCCAGTGGAAGAAATTGTTATTGAAGGCGGCCACGTGATTGGCGTTAAGTCTGAAGGCGAG GTGGCTCGCTGCAAGCAGCTGATCTGCGATCCCAGCTACATCCCCGACCGCGTGCGCAAGGCGGGCCAGGTGATCCGAGTCATCTGCATCCTCAGCCATCCCATCAAAAACACCAACGATGCCAACTCCTGTCAGATCATCATCCCTCAGAATCAGGTCAATCGCAACTCCG ACATCTACGTGTGCATGATCTCTTATGCCCACAACGTGGCGGCCCAGGGGAAGTACATCGCCATTGTCAGCACCACAGTGGAAACCAGCGAGCCGGAGTCTGAGATCCAGCCCGCCATCGAGCTGCTGGAGCCAATTGACCAAAA GTTTGTGGCTATCAGTGATCTCTACGAGCCCACGGATGACGGCACGGAGAGCCAG ATCTTCGCCTCCAGCTCCTACGACGCGACCACTCACTTTGAGACCACCTGCAACGACATCAAGGACATCTACAAGCGCATGACGGGCagcgactttgactttgagaacaTGAAGCGCAAACAGAATGACGTGTTCGGGGAGGACGAACAGTGA